From a single Raphanus sativus cultivar WK10039 chromosome 3, ASM80110v3, whole genome shotgun sequence genomic region:
- the LOC108831581 gene encoding uncharacterized protein LOC108831581, with the protein MASSSHFHYHKDHKDDAMDSAFDEFFENPDIFPEPKERKKRVFIERNREDGHEKLWNDYFSENPTYTSKLFRRPVRMNKSLFMRIVYRLSTEAPYFKPKEDATGRASLSPLQKCTAAIRQLAYGCSADTVDEYVRLAETTARQCLHHFTEAIITLFGDQYLRRPTPEDLERLLYMGEERGFPGMIGSIDCMHWQWKNCPTPWRGMFARGTGEPTIVLEAVASQDLWIWHTFFGAPGTMNDLNILD; encoded by the coding sequence ATGGCATCTTCTTCTCATTTTCATTACCACAAAGATCATAAAGATGATGCTATGGATTCTGCTTTTGATGAATTTTTTGAGAATCCTGACATTTTTCCAgaaccaaaagagagaaaaaaacgtGTTTTTATCGAGAGAAACCGGGAAGACGGCCACGAGAAGCTATGGAATGATTATTTTAGCGAGAATCCGACATACACTTCCAAGTTATTCCGGCGACCAGTTCGAATGAACAAATCATTGTTCATGCGTATTGTCTATCGTCTCTCCACCGAAGCACCgtattttaaaccaaaagaAGATGCAACCGGACGGGCTAGTCTATCACCACTACAAAAATGTACGGCAGCAATTCGACAATTGGCATATGGTTGTAGCGCTGATACAGTTGACGAATATGTCCGACTTGCTGAAACGACAGCTCGGCAATGTTTGCATCATTTTACGGAGGCAATTATCACCTTGTTTGGCGATCAGTACCTACGACGTCCCACACCGGAGGATCTAGAAAGACTACTCTATATGGGAGAAGAACGTGGGTTCCCAGGAATGATTGgaagcatcgactgtatgcattggcAGTGGAAGAATTGCCCGACCCCTTGGAGAGGAATGTTTGCACGAGGAACCGGAGAACCAACTATTGTTTTGGAGGCCGTAGCTTCACAGGACCTCTGGATATGGCACACATTTTTTGGAGCCCCAGGTACTATGAACGATCTTAATATTCTTGATTGa